Proteins co-encoded in one Arachis hypogaea cultivar Tifrunner chromosome 13, arahy.Tifrunner.gnm2.J5K5, whole genome shotgun sequence genomic window:
- the LOC112733854 gene encoding RAF-like serine/threonine-protein kinase PRAF: MGGDNLKFLCSYDGKILPRYPDGKLRYLGGHTRLLSLPRSTAFSGLLVKLGDLCGSPVTHLRCQLPTEDLDALVSITSDEDLANLLEEYDRVSSSKIRLFLSYSSTAKTTPSSSSSSSSSSSTSSFRAQMCTGTKKSAVTARNSAFPCYGYRVPGNAGGVVYLVNNCNHWH; this comes from the exons ATGGGCGGCGACAACCTCAAGTTCCTCTGCAGCTACGACGGTAAAATTCTTCCCCGCTACCCCGACGGCAAGCTCCGCTACCTCGGCGGCCACACCCGCCTCCTCTCCCTCCCTCGCTCCACTGCCTTCTCCG GGCTGCTTGTGAAGCTGGGAGACCTGTGCGGTTCCCCCGTCACTCACCTCCGCTGCCAACTACCTACCGAGGACCTCGACGCCTTGGTCTCCATCACTTCCGATGAGGATCTCGCTAACCTTCTCGAGGAATACGACCGCGTTTCATCTTCCAAGATCAGGCTCTTCCTTTCCTATTCATCCACCGCCAAAACTACGccatcctcttcttcctcttcttcttcctcatcctcGACGTCGTCGTTTCGCGCCCAAATGTGTACCGGAACCAAGAAATCCGCTGTCACTGCGAGAAATTCCGCTTTCCCCTGCTATGGTTACCGTGTCCCGGGAAACGCCGGTGGTGTTGTTTACCTCGTAAACAACTGCAACCACTGGCACTAG